In the genome of Pirellulales bacterium, the window CTTCGAGAACACTAAGCGACACTAGTCTTCGCTAATCGACGAAAGAAAACCAATATTCCGATTAGTGTGAATCAGCGTTGATTATTATAGTGTTCCGATAGCGCCGATCTGCCCGTGTACCGCTTCTGCCTGATCTGCGATGCGGCGCCAAGAAGCGGGACGTTGGCTTGCCATCGCGGCAGGGGTAATATAACCACGATGCGTCCACTCGCGGCTGTTCTTTCGGGAGCTGTGCTTATGCGGTCCTTGTTCCTCGTCGTCTCATTGGGGGTAATGATTACTAGTTTGGCGCGCTCGGCGGTCGCGGCGACCATCGAAGGCCGCGTCGTCGATTCGGCCGGCAAGCCGCTGGCAGGGGCGGAGGTGCGAGTCTGGCAAAAGCTCAGAGGGCCCGATGGCCGCTTCGCCGATCGGCCGGTTGAATTCGACGGCGGCGACGTACTGCTCACCGACGCCGAAGGACGGTTCGTTTCGCCCGACGTGCTGGCCGCCGGGAACGCACAGATCGTGGCCGAGGCCGGGGGCATGCTCGCCGGCCGAAGCGGCTGGATTAAAGTCGCCAAAGACGCCGTGGCAACCAAAGCGCCCGACATCACGCTCAAAGGTCTGCGCCTCATCACCGGGCTGGTACTCGATCGCCGCGGCCGGCCGGTCGACGGCGCCACGGTGTTCAATTCGGGCGACGGACACGAGCGGGTCGAAGGGAGGAGCAAAGGCGGCGGAAAATTCCTCCTGACGGAAGTGCCGAAAGGCGGCGTGTTCTTGTTCGCCGAAAAGCCCGGCCACCGTTTTACGGGCGTGCGCTTGCCGGCCGATCAGGCTGAGGCAACACTCGTGCTGACCTCGCTCGACGAGCCCGCCGAACCCAAGGCCACCTTGCCGCCCCTGCTCTCCCCAGACGAGGAGTACGCTCTGGCGCGTGCCGTGCTCGATCCCTGGCTTGAGCGGTTGGCGAAATCCGGCACGCCTGAACTGAAGTTCAGAGGATTCTCGTGCTGGACCCAAATCAACGGCCTGGAAGCTTTCCAACATCTCGATTGGTTGGTCGACGTCGATAAGCCGGCCCGCGATCGACTTCGCAATTTCGCCGTTCTTTCGGTCATAACACATCGCGACCGCCTCTCGTGGGAGGAGGTGCGCGGGATGATCGAAGCGGGCGACGACGAGTACCACAAGGCCGCGGAGCTGATTCAGGCTTCCGATGAGATGCATAACGGCGAGATGGACGAGGGCGAGCAGGCGATGCGGCTTGAATGGCTCGAGTTGGCAGTGCCGCACGCGCGAAAAATCCCAGATCCCATACGGCGCGTGGGGGTTTTGGCAAGCGTGGCCGAACGCTTGTTTGCCCTGGGAGAAGTTGCGCGCGCCAGGCAGGTGCTTGCCGAGGCTGAGAACGACGCGAAGAGTTTGATTCCTGACGGAGCGGCGCAGTCTGCGTTCTTTCGTGTTGCGCTGGCGGCGGCGCATGACGATGCGGACCGCGCCATCGACTGGCTTGCAAAAGCGGCCTTTTACTTACGGCGGTCCGGCGGCCGCGTGGCCGCCGGATTGCTGCCCGATCATCCCCAGCGGGCCGTCGAAGCCTGGAATCTGGTTGCGGAGGCGATGCGCAAGGATCGAGGGCGAACGGGCGTCGAAGGCCGTGCGGCCGCGGAATTCTGCTATCGGCTGGCGAAAGTCGACCGCCCGCTAGCCGAACAGGTCGCCGCGGACGCCGAAGAAGCGATCATGCGCTATCGGGAAAAAGGCGCCATCATTCTGGCGCTGGCCGAGACGCAGCCGGCCGAGGCACGCCGGCTCTTGGCGGCGTTGGTGCGAGAGGAGCTTCCGCGGCTTCCCATCGACGAGAGTTGGCTTGC includes:
- a CDS encoding carboxypeptidase-like regulatory domain-containing protein — encoded protein: MRSLFLVVSLGVMITSLARSAVAATIEGRVVDSAGKPLAGAEVRVWQKLRGPDGRFADRPVEFDGGDVLLTDAEGRFVSPDVLAAGNAQIVAEAGGMLAGRSGWIKVAKDAVATKAPDITLKGLRLITGLVLDRRGRPVDGATVFNSGDGHERVEGRSKGGGKFLLTEVPKGGVFLFAEKPGHRFTGVRLPADQAEATLVLTSLDEPAEPKATLPPLLSPDEEYALARAVLDPWLERLAKSGTPELKFRGFSCWTQINGLEAFQHLDWLVDVDKPARDRLRNFAVLSVITHRDRLSWEEVRGMIEAGDDEYHKAAELIQASDEMHNGEMDEGEQAMRLEWLELAVPHARKIPDPIRRVGVLASVAERLFALGEVARARQVLAEAENDAKSLIPDGAAQSAFFRVALAAAHDDADRAIDWLAKAAFYLRRSGGRVAAGLLPDHPQRAVEAWNLVAEAMRKDRGRTGVEGRAAAEFCYRLAKVDRPLAEQVAADAEEAIMRYREKGAIILALAETQPAEARRLLAALVREELPRLPIDESWLAGLPLESAPAIAAWLLPVAERVDPDLCGELFWRSLALRLPRPGRNNLNNQAERADIELAKLLARYDRDVARALLEPLAANACAGPTAEQPDMILHALLHVDPRWAKSFIDALADAPSSKMQPRAEAAAARAAFPEVDDRLRFNLLYALALPLPERWNGRNEYSNSAPFWKPSAMDRPLPP